aaatgcataagtctacaACTTTTTCTAAGAAATAAAATCGACACCTTTTTTCCCATGGTCTTGactataaaattaattttaattattatgtttattaattataattattacgtTTTAAACTtgtattgttaattaattataaacataATCTTAAAAGATGactatatatattaaataatttatttaaatgaaataaaaatgaaaaaactaGCATAAATAGTagaaataatgtttttttttttttttactataagCACTCTTGTACCTTGAAAAAACTAGCGTAAATAGTAGaaaaaatgttaaaaataatcatattaataaaaaataccTAAGTTTGAGTTTACTAAATATTAGGCATTTGTTATGAATAGtgaaataatattcaaaattgatAGTGTTATTAGGCTCCATTGAtgctaataaaaaaaatacttgttatgagaataagaaaaaatatactcatgattataaattattttgatggtaattaattattgattttcaaataTATAGCAAAAAGTTGGGGAATCTTCCTCCGTGTATCTCACTAGCGATGTTGACTCTGGTGCTCGACATACTCGAGATCGATGTATTGATGCTTCAGTTAGGAGAGAGAAGCAGGTTGCACGAGTTATGCAACCGGTGCATGAGAGTGAGTCTTCTCGTCCGTTTGATGATGAGGATGTGGATCATGGCTTTGAGCAGGAGCTGGAGGCCGAGTTGGCTTTGGAGGATGAGGATGTTAATGTGGCTAGGGAGGATGTTAATGTGgctatgtaatcccccgtaattttatacattgtttatatttttttacgtatatttaatatatttaagtaCAATTTGcggattttagaaatgaatatgtaattaaaatataattattttatctcattttgaatactttaatgatttacgaaatcaaaatgtattttcgaattttacgttaaaacgaattcgaattacgaaaatcgattaaatttagaaaacgatcctatccgattttggattcgaatcctaaaactaaattccTAAGTCTAGCCCAATTGAATAAAGCCCAATATTATAAACCCATAACCCCATACTTCTACTCCATGTAAAACACAAAACACCAAACCCCTCTATTCCTACTTCACGTAAAAACCAAAAAGGGCAAAACCCATCTCTCTCCTTTCCTGCTTCCTCTTCCTCCCTCTGCCCAGCCGCCGACCACCACGAGCACGCCACCAAGGCCGCCAGACCACCTCGCCGGTAAGCCACCGCTTCATCCCCTTctccttctttctttctcttccgTTCTCCTTTTTGTGTGACTCTCTTTCTCACTCGTTCTTTGTTGCCCGAGCCAACAGCCACGTCGCTGACCACCAGCTCTCACCACCACCTTGCTCGCGCAGCCCCCGCGTCGCCACCCAGCCTGCGCCGCCGCTGCCTTGTCCCTGCTCGCCGGTAGTTCTCTTTCCTcctccctttctcttttctcttttattCTTTTGTTGTGGTTGTGTATTCAACTGATTGTGGCTGACCACCACTCGTTCGCGCAGCCACCGCAAGTAGCACCACCGTGTGCCGCCGTCTCTCAGCCCTGCCGCAAGCCACCTCTGTCCGCCAGccaactctctctcctccttcttgaattggttactttcttaaaccctaagtaactaattattttaaattaaagtttgttaatttagattatgttcttaaattaaatttataatttttatggtaaatatgattttcagatttgatgttgagattaaaaacgaattaattttcagttttgattaattaaaattaagattagggcttaatcataatttattaacttgaattatgttttcttgaattaaagttatgggttttgtgatttaaattataaatttgagattatatggattttataataaagttattaattttcagattatctaattacattgaaatattgatttttgattatttaaagtatgaaattcaaggtttttatgattattaatcatgatgggttgagtatggatcattgaattggttgtgttgagatactaggaacgtagattgaccatggtgaagcttttaaatgaaattatattgctgaaaatttaaagtacgatgtttgcaaaagttttcaacgaatttcaatcactaattcaataatcatGATTCTagaaaatcaaatgtttaagttttgatattggggaaagttctaaatatgtttaggatgcatttagaatgctttcttatggttgtcaatgattaggaatttattgggattatttgttggttgttttaggcggagaattctctttaggcgacttttgaaagtgttaaagtggcctatcagtttgtttacacaaggtacgtacatacctgtgtgcttggaatgtgtgctaattgttgaaaccatgttgaatcttgttgttgaacttggttatgttgatattatggacgaactgggttatattgaatgtgcatgtttaatactgttggacaaacttattgaacttattttgcactatgagaactgtaacatgttagtatggatgattgatacaaacatgttggttgggaacactagattattctatatgattggtttggatcgattggttgttgttccctttctatcttttcactactttatgagggcggaggaccttgtttagtaagttgaaactttatgcccatatacagggttgctcatggttaaaggaaaggttggataaattggaatgagtcttgattgatgcttttatgatcacttacttaattccaagataaaaacagttgtgaacaaatgtgaattgtatgtcttatgtaatggttgagtcataacggaatctcaatttgtaaatcatgtaaagtgaaaccgaatagcaatagctttagactgtgcacgtctgaagtgacggacaaacaggagttggggttcatggtggtagcccatggccttttctgggaccggattgatcaccgtgtcctatttttatttaaacgttcctcgatatcgcaggtcactgaggttacggagtcgcgcccgtacctcgtcttccttagtgaagacttctggatggtcaactcggtccattgtctatttcaactaaaataatattatggttattaagcctagcttagtctagtcaagtatagtcgtcaaattattatgttttgtctgtccttacttatatttattagtatcatgatagggttgttggtttgatagtatcatgctaggattgttgttgttttagtatgtagtactcagctttgctgattacgtgctttgtttgtgtgtgttgatcatggctatgccttattgatcctgtgatgacccatctttggtgagcagtctctaaggatcaataagcgtcgcccatctacaggtttgaagatgatgcatcattgggatcgggattagagagcttgtagttctattcgtttaattaagtgatttaatttgttaacttggatttgaaatttgtcgtactattcgtatttccttaattcagttaattggtttggacctaatatgtaatagattatttatgaacctaaaagttagttttatgttttccgctgcaaaattctgaataagccgtaacgttttcacacgggcgataatactttgataattccctacagttatatttaaaaagaggttattttagaaaatgggaattgttggggtgttacagGCTAGGGATGATGTTAATGTGGCTAGGGATGATGTGGCTAGTGACGATGATTTTGTACCAGATGTTGTTTCGATTATGAAGGGTGAAGGAGGGAAGTTTGTTAGATCTGAGTCGAGCACTGCGAGGATGAGTAAACGACAGAAGCAATTGGCAAATGAGTCTTGGATAGTTAGGTCTCATATCTCGGGTGGCCCGGTTGATGGAAGCGTCATTCCTAGCTTTGGGGGGCATGTCGCCCGACAGATTTGGGATGGGGAAGAGCGAAAGGTGTTGTTGTGCCAAAATAGAAGTCAGGCTTGTTCGACACTTAACTACTGGAGAGAGTCAGAGGAGTCACAGGAGTTGAAGCGACGCGTAGATGCGACTGGATTAGCCCACCTACCATATTGCATGTTTGCACACATCGATATGCCTTTGATTTCTGCGTTCGTTGAACGTTGGCAGCCTGACACGAACACTTTTCACATGTCGTTTGGGGAGATGActattatgttgcatgatgtATGGCATATCCTTCGCATTCCAGTTGATGGGCGATTGATTTCTGCGCAAAGTGACTCCGTGCAGTTAAAGGTTGATATGATTGAGCTACTTGGAGTtagtgtggaagatatgaagtcTCAGTCTCACTGGCGTGGTGGAGGTGTTGCCATTGATTCCATAGTCGATTATTGTCGTGATAGTCAGCGCTCCGTTGAGACGAGTGTGGTTGGTTGGATGTTGTTGATGCTTGGTACATCATTGTTTGTTGACAAGAGTGGTAGTAGACTGAGACCAGCGAGCATACTTGAGCTTAAGGATGGTGGTGTAGAGAGTATTGCTGAGTATTCGTGGGGTTCCGCGACCCTATGCTATCTTTATCACCAGCTTGGAGTGGCTAGTCGCGGTGGAGCTCAGGGCATCGCCGGATGTTTGACGCTTCTGCAAGCATGGATATATGAGTATTTCCCTACTTTTCGGCCACACACTTCTCGACTTACATGTGAGCCTGGTAGAGCTCGTGCCGTCATGTGGAGCATCAGAAATGAGGGCAAGAGTTTAGTTCGAACAGTCCTTTCGTAGGTCCATAGATCGGTTGACATCTGCAGAggtaaataatttattttcatatgtATTACGTTTGCAACTAATTGCAATATAacttatgattttgattttcaatTAATATTGTAACTATAGGTGACTTGGTTGCCTTACGGTCCTGATCCTGCATCGACTGTTCCGAGGACTACATTTTGTGGTTGGCTTCGATATCGTGATATTATTAAGCCATATACGCCGGACCGTGTTTTACGTCAGTTAGGGTATGTCCAGGTCATTCCATCCCCTATTTTGACACCAGAGTTTGCATATAGGCCGATAGAGAGCCATTTGTATGAGGTTCGCTTTTCCATTGCCTCCACTGAGTCGGCTTGGCAGATGTTCCCGAGAGGATTCAGGCTATTTTTAGCCGAGTTTCAGATAGCGGAGTTTGATCCATCCACATGTTCCTCTGACTACCTTCTTTGGTTAGTTCGGTATTCGCATCCTGGTGTAGCTAACGTGGATCATGCAGGTGCATTTCCGGATCGGACAAATGCACCATATGTGAGTGTCTTTATATTTATTTAAGTATTTGAACACATATATAGGAAAGTTTTTATGTTATTTGATATTGCACTAACATATTATTTGATATTGCAGTGGGTGGAGAGGCTATTTAGGGCTATACAGCCTTTGTTGGATGCTAGAGACGTCATGCCGTCTGAGGAGTCTAGAGCAGCTGTGGATGATGTTGAGCAGATCATCTATGATTGGAACATGTTTGCTAAATGATGTATTTCATGTTTAGTTACTTTTTCTTATTTGGACTTTTAGATGTTCGATTATGTTATTTTCATTTGGATTATGTGTAGTTACTTTTTCTTATGTGGACTTTGATTTCATGTTTAGACACTTAGATATTATtcgtttatgttttttttttcatttggaCTTTTATATATTGTGTGTGGGCTTTGATTCATGTTTAGACACTTTGATTTCATTTGGATATTATTCGTAGCAATATAcgcaattaaaaaaagaaaaagagttgATGATATAACACTCAATAAAAGTACAATGTCTTCAATTACACCAAAGTCTCCAAACGCTGCCATTCTGCTATCCGATGTTGAAATATTTGCTCCCAACCAATGACACTTGGCTCTCGAACCATAAACCACAAGTCGGCTAAAGGAGGAATAGGACAACCAGGTGAAAGATCCAATCGAATGAAATAGTTATACTCTATTAGATGGAGAATAAAAATTTCTCTGCTAGGTTGTGTCACGTTGCACTCAGCATCCCAAGGCAAAATTGTCATACATGGATACAAGGAACCGCCTTGCACTCCTAACAAAATCACCGCACAGTTCCAGAATTGAGCAATAGGGAACAAGTCTTCCATCACTTCCATATAATGATCTGATGTGCAATGCCCTCCGGGCCATTTGATACGTCTCATAGCTTCGTCGACACCACCATGGTGAATATGTTGATACTTCCATCTATTGGCCCCTACCTCATTCGCAATTATCTTCCTCGCCTCCACATATTTATCTTGATCACCTAGGAAAAAATCAGCAAGACAACGAAAACCACAATTTCCATCACCCATTACATCGATCCAATCTTCTACAAAATCCACAATAATTCCCGGGATTCTGTCTAGGTAGCGAAACTCCGATATGTCCCTTTGAGGACCATCTGCAGACGAGTATTTGGCCTACCTCTTGTTGACATATTAGGTTCGGGTTGAATGTAACCGGCCTGATCTGGGTGTAGATAGTTATGCATCATTCGGGACATGTGGCGTATCACTGCAGGATCGCTAGAAGACACTTCATCGACAAGAGACTGGAAAAACTGAGTATCCTGTGCGCAGGGATCTATGTCGGCCAACTCAATTATGTGATCTCCATCATTGATCTTAAGTGTCCTCCAAAATGAATGAATCTGTTGCCGAGCGAAATATGTGCCTGAGTGAATTGCATCGAAAATCTGGCACGCACAAGGAAGACCATGTGTAGTCCTATACGCACATCCACAACGTACATGAACCTCATGACTTAACGCCTTCATCCGTGTTTCCTCCTTCACCAAAAGGTTTAAACAGTAGTGGGACGCATGGCCACTCAAATGCTGGAACGGAAGTCGGGTCGACATCTGACCATGAGTACGCATCGACGCCTCAAGGGTGTTTCTAATCTCTGTGAGTTGTGAGTTGATCGTTGCATTGACCTTCCCCCACACGGTGTCAAAAGACCCATTAGCACATGACAACCAATTCTTCATCATCGAATGTGCACTCTCTACTCTACAATTGTTGATGTTGCCAAAGTGAAGCACATTATTTGTCCATGCTAAGACAAATTTTTCCGCATGGGGTAACCATGTACCATTCAAATACTCAATTACCTTAGGAAAAGCCCGCCAGGAATCCTGCATGTTCAACACAGCTAGATCATACTCAACACTAGTTGGAGCCTCCATTATTCTCTTCCATTTTCCATTCTTGAATCTCTCACCCATGATTTTATTTCCACATATATTTCCCACAGCCGCCTCTACATCCTTGTTGATATGCCACGAACAAAGTAAGTGTTTGGAGCGAGGAAAGATTTCGCGAATAGGTCTCATAAGACCTAACTCACGATCTGTCACAATTGCTGTTGGATGTACCTCATTACCAAGCAACAACCTTAGTTTATCTAACACCCACCCGTAGCTTTCAGCAGTCTCGTCCTTCATGAATGCATATGCAATGAGAAAATTCTTGTTACACGGTGTAACCCCACAAATTTCAAGGAATGGCATCTTGTATATATTCGTCTTGTACGTAGAATCCATGCCAATGACCCATGGATATGTGCGTAACAATTTCACCGATGTAGGGTGTGCCATGAATGCGTGTGTCACGACATGAGCCTCCTCCCTAATGTAGTGCAAGTAATCACTCTCTTTAGCAAGATGAAGAAATTGACTTATACTATCTCTTCCTTCTGCATCATTCCTCCTCATCCGATCTCTAAAATTGTAGATGTGTCTTCTATTGGGGTTCTCCTCAGGGAATTGTTCTTGGACAGCCGCCAATATGACATTTGGCCTTGCTTGAGCGGAAGACATATCACGAACAAGTTGCTTTGCGCCTAGACTAAGGCCGCTCATCTGCCGATTGCCCTCTCGATATGTAATTAATTCATGGTTGTGAATACCATATTGTTCAGGACCCAAAACAATATTCCAACCTTCACCATCTTTGCATGGTGCCACCTTAATCAAAAACTTGCAACCACATGCTTGAGTTTTCGTGTTTGGTCGTTCCGCAGTTTCCAAATTTCTTCCTTTGCCTCTATTTCTTTCACCGCGGTTACATCTCAAGTACAATTCTCCTCGTTTCTATGAGGACTTCACAAGCTTAAAACCATTGCTAATAGCAATGTTTCTAGCCCACTCAACAGCAGCATCATCACTCGAAAATATTTCAGAAGTTACGAATTTTGGATTATAATTAATACCATCGCTTCCAAAATCTAGTAACGGAACCTgcccatttaaaaaaaaaaaaaactttaaacaAAGTAATTCTTATAatcaatatataagaaaaatactaattttatttttatgacaCAAACTTATGCAGTTTAAGTTTATGCCATGGTAgggacttatgcattttaagctcaaCCATGGTGTagacttatgcagtttaagctcCTGCCATGGTATGAGCTTAAAACACATAAGTCTGTCCCATGGTACaaacttaaaatgcataagtctgtaccatggtcgGAGCTAGAATTGCATAAGTTTATGAATTGTTTTAAGTacacaaattttaaaaaaaatcatgtgAATTAACAGACTTATGTATCGTAAGCCCACACCATGGTGTAGACTTATGCATTGTAAGCCCCagccatggtacgagcttaaaattcataagtctgtaccatggtacaaacttaaaatgcataagtcacTAATGTTTTTTTCGGAAAAATTTAACCAAATTaaacaacaaataaaaaacttaaaatttaacGGGCTTATGAATTTCTAGTTCCAtccatggtatagacttatgaaGTTTTAGCTCCGTCCATGGTTGGAGCTAGAATTGCATAAGTCTGTCCCATAGTTGGAGCTAGAAttgcataagtctgtaccatggtacagacttataagtctgtaccatggtcgGAGCTAGAATTGCATAAGTCCATTAAATTTTtttccggaaaaaaaaaatacctcttGTGAATTTGAATTTACTCCGTTAGTCTCGACCATGTAAAAGTTGTTTCACCGGTGGTGGTGCTCCGGCAGGAGGTGGTGCTCCGGCGGCGGCGGTGGTGCTCCGGTGGCGGCGATGGTGCTCCGGTGGCGGCGCTCCGGCAGAGGTGGTCCGGCGGTGGTGCTCCGGCAGTGATGGTAATGGTAAATGTTAATGTTAAAAATGGTAATGGTAAATGTTAAAAATAAAGGGGTAAATAAAGAGGGTTATATAGGTAAAATATtagggcggttttgagtaatgtggggcggtaaatagtaagccccGTAAATTATCAAACTATCAAAGGTTTGGTTCTAGCCCGTGCCCGTGGCGACCCAGTTGTGTCGTAAGTCGTTGCTCATAGCGACCACTCTCGATATCCCGACTCGCCTAGAGTGGTGATGGTTCTCTAAGCACTTTCTCATGGCTTAGCACATTTTTTTCATTATAATGGTACATTATTTATAagtaaggaaaatttgtaaaatacaacctaataaagtttatatttgtcaattacaacctcaaacttCTAATTTTATCATTTACAACCTTAAATTTAtacatttattttaaattacaacccgaattCATTTTTCGGCAAAATAACCAGAGATGATGTCATAAagtaattaataaaaacaatTACACAACGCTTATTAAAAGAAATAATTttcgatttattttgttttagttcttatttttaaatttaatatttttatagaATTATCATCATACCGTACTCTTTTGATCAAGGCATCATGGGtagattgttttttttaaaataacattttgacatCATTTTCCGGTTGTTTTTGACGGAAAATGACTTCGGGTTGTAATTAAAAATTGATGTATAAGTTTAACtttgtaaatttataattgacaaaattagaaatttgaggttgtatTTGACAAATATGAAACTTTAGTAGGTTGTATTTGCCAAATATTCTTTTAAATAAAGGtgtgttttttatttgttttgtttCTACCCAACAAAAAAACATGTCATGCGCCCAGGGATGTCAACCCCTACAAATATATTTAGCTTTTTTGGCTCATTTTGAATTATCCCGTCTAATAATCATATAACCAACTAAGGCCCCGcctagttcaccttatttctcctgacctgatctgatctggtctggtctgatctgatctgatgtgatctgaacttattttttctgatctgaacatattttTTAGTCTggtcttatcttatcttatctaatctggtctggtctggtcttatctgatctgatttgatttttcaaaattaagtttaaacaaaaatctacatttattaatattaaacgacttacgtgtaaaataaacgttacacaaatttataatattgtattatttatttgactttgctcgtgatttaactattccttatattagataaacctagacatgatctagatagaggggttatgatctagacatatcagttctgatttggatatgatatgtacagatcggcTCTGATTTGGGGATGATATGTACAAAtttggttctgatctggatatgatctggACAGATCGGTTCTAATATGGACATGACCTATACAGAGAAgttttgatctgaacatgatctgtacagacaaGTTTTGATTTGGGCATAATCTCGACAGATCGGCTTTGATCTAAATAGATCGATtcaaatttggacatgatctagataTATGGGTAGGGATGGAAATATCCAGTGGATGATCCATGAACTCGGTCACCCGCTATAATTAAACAGATGAAAACTCGAATTAAATGGATGAAAAGCGGGTGATGGGTGAAGCGGGTGATGGATACGGGTGATGTTTTTTTATCCATCACCCGGTCCATCACCCGTTTACCACCCGATCCATCACccgtttattttaaatatattatttatatttatatttaaacataaaacttGTTGATAAATCCATTACTTATTAAAGTTAgtgcttgttttatttttttcagtTTAAGTTATGGGTAATAAGAAATAATTATATGTTTCGGAGATGAATGTAGGCatataatttttcttttcttttggctAATTATTATGCATATCATTAGGTGGTTATTTTTTAATGGTTTACCACTTTCACCCGAATATCACTCGATCCACCCGGTTCACCTATGGGTGATGGATGGATGGAATGCGGGTGATGAGTAAAGCGGGTGACGGATGGACCGGGTGGAGCGGATGGATGCGGGTGATGCTCCACCCGATCCAAATCCCACCCATTTCCATCCCTATATATGGGTTTTGATATGGACTTAATCTTGACAAATCAATACAGATTTAGACATAATCTAGATAGATCGATCTGAATATATGGGTTCTGATCTACACGTAtgagttctgatctggacagatcggttctgatctggacatgatctttgtATATCAattatgatatggacatgatctatatagatcgattttgatctggacatgatttgtacaggtcagttctgatctggataggatctgtacagatctgttttgatctggacacgatctgtacaaatcagttctgatctagacatgatc
This genomic stretch from Spinacia oleracea cultivar Varoflay chromosome 3, BTI_SOV_V1, whole genome shotgun sequence harbors:
- the LOC130469542 gene encoding uncharacterized protein produces the protein MGDGNCGFRCLADFFLGDQDKYVEARKIIANEVGANRWKYQHIHHGGVDEAMRRIKWPGGHCTSDHYMEVMEDLFPIAQFWNCAVILLGVQGGSLYPCMTILPWDAECNVTQPSREIFILHLIEYNYFIRLDLSPGCPIPPLADLWFMVREPSVIGWEQIFQHRIAEWQRLETLV
- the LOC130469541 gene encoding protein MAIN-LIKE 1-like: MGIVGVLQARDDVNVARDDVASDDDFVPDVVSIMKGEGGKFVRSESSTARMSKRQKQLANESWIVRSHISGGPVDGSVIPSFGGHVARQIWDGEERKVLLCQNRSQACSTLNYWRESEESQELKRRVDATGLAHLPYCMFAHIDMPLISAFVERWQPDTNTFHMSFGEMTIMLHDVWHILRIPVDGRLISAQSDSVQLKVDMIELLGVSVEDMKSQSHWRGGGVAIDSIVDYCRDSQRSVETSVVGWMLLMLGTSLFVDKSGSRLRPASILELKDGGVESIAEYSWGSATLCYLYHQLGVASRGGAQGIAGCLTLLQAWIYEYFPTFRPHTSRLTCEPGRARAVMWSIRNEGKSLVRTVTWLPYGPDPASTVPRTTFCGWLRYRDIIKPYTPDRVLRQLGYVQVIPSPILTPEFAYRPIESHLYEVRFSIASTESAWQMFPRGFRLFLAEFQIAEFDPSTCSSDYLLWLVRYSHPGVANVDHAGAFPDRTNAPYWVERLFRAIQPLLDARDVMPSEESRAAVDDVEQIIYDWNMFAK